A window of the Microplitis mediator isolate UGA2020A chromosome 5, iyMicMedi2.1, whole genome shotgun sequence genome harbors these coding sequences:
- the LOC130667622 gene encoding fatty acid 2-hydroxylase, protein MLTSTENCASTNTLKTNGSEANGGKSENNDGFKVKYQEESYEIINFLKHHPGGRETLKNYKGLALDNVFEEIKHSEAAFHLFNEFKVNNKNNYGDVETLIDWNSPLLGQVGSLSNKYWEWVNLPVNRHIRIFKSDYLELLTMTPWYLVPLFWIPISIYFLYLGSMKNVSESFYYSVCYKVLAFLSGLLVWTLLEYTLHRKLFHLKPPANSKLLISLHFILHGIHHKAPFDDQRLVFPPIASATVAYVFYQIYKIIFPITAINTIAAGTMTGYLCYDLIHYYLHHGTPSFRSYLGDMKRYHNYHHFSHHDAGFGISNKLWDYVFKTLIILRQLKKAIICGSPYEVIIIDDGSPDGTLEVAQKLQKLYGEDKIILRPREKKLGLGTAYIHGIKHATGNFIIIMDADLSHHPQFIPPMIELQRKKNYDIVTGTRYINGGGVYGWDFKRKLISRGANFITQILLRPGVSDLTGSFRLYKKDVLQRLIESCVSKGYVFQMEMIVRARQFNYTIGEVPISFVDRVYGESKLGGSEIIQFIKGLVYLFATT, encoded by the exons ATGTTGACGAGTACCGAAAATTGCGCTTCAACTAATACGTTGAAAACCAACGGTAGTGAAGCAAATGGTGGCAAAAGTGAAAATAATGACGGATTTAAAGTTAAGTATCAAGAGGAatcttatgaaataattaattttttgaaacatcATCCGGGAGGACGCGAAAcacttaaaaattacaaaggaTTAGCCCTGGATAATGTTTTCGAAGAGATAAAACATTCCGAGGCCGCATTTCATCTGTTCAATGAATTCAAggtcaacaataaaaataattatggcGACGTAGAG aCTTTAATTGATTGGAACTCTCCGTTATTGGGCCAAGTCGGTTCattgtcaaataaatattGGGAGTGGGTTAATTTACCCGTAAATCGTCACATAcgtatttttaaatctgattacttggaattacTCACAATGACACCTTGGTATCTGGTACCTCTATTTTGGATACCAATTtcgatttattttctataccTCGGATCAATGAAAAATGTTTCCGAGTCATTtt attattcTGTGTGTTATAAAGTATTAGCTTTTTTATCAGGTTTATTAGTTTGGACGCTACTAGAGTACACACTTCACCGaaaactttttcatttaaagccACCAGCTAATTCAAAACTTCTCATTTCATTACATTTCATTCTACATGGCATCCACCATAAa gCGCCGTTTGACGATCAACGACTAGTATTTCCACCGATTGCTTCTGCAACAGTAGCATatgttttttatcaaatatacaaaataatatttcctaTCACAGCAATAAATACAATTGCTGCCGGGACCATGACag gaTACTTGTGTTATGATTTAATTCATTACTATTTACATCATGGAACACCAAGTTTCCGAAGTTATCTAGGCGACATGAAGAGATACCACAACTACCATCATTTCTCCCACCACGACGcag GTTTTGGTATAAGCAACAAATTGTGGGATTACGTCTTCAAAACACTGATAATATTAAGGCAGTTAAAAAAGGCCATTatttg tggCTCGCCTTATGAAGTCATAATTATTGACGACGGCTCTCCGGATGGGACTCTGGAGGTAGCGCAGAAGCTCCAAAAACTCTATGGAGAAGACAAAATTATTCTGAGACCTCGAGAAAAAAAACTGGGACTTGGTACCGCTTACATACACGGTATCAAACATGCAAcgggaaattttataattattatggaCGCAGATCTATCCCACCAT cCACAATTTATCCCGCCGATGATCGAATTACAGAGAAAGAAAAACTACGATATTGTTACTGGTACTAGATACATAAACGGTGGTGGAGTTTATGGTTGGGATTTCAAAAGAAAACTTATAAGCCGGGGTGCTAATTTCATAACTCAAATTCTTTTGAGACCAGGAGTCAGTGATTTAACTGGCAGctttag attgTATAAGAAAGATGTATTACAACGATTGATTGAGTCCTGCGTCTCCAAAGGCTACGTATTTCAAATGGAGATGATTGTAAGAGCGCGTCAATTCAATTATACAATCGGCGAAGTTCCCATATCATTTGTCGATCGAGTTTATGGAGAATCGAAATTAGGTGGCTCTGAAATAATCCAATTTATCAAAGGCCTCGTTTATCTTTTTGCTACgacctaa
- the LOC130667628 gene encoding NF-kappa-B inhibitor-interacting Ras-like protein — protein sequence MGKPTKVVVCGMKGVGKTAMIEQLIYGNVSSKTEIHPTIEDIYSANIETDRGTKEKIQFYDTAGLEGLQSSASNQQQQLARHYLGFADGYVLVYDTAKPESLDVLIPLKKDIDKNKDKKEIVVIVVGNKTRADSSHDSLENTASKAVNWCTREKIKHFEVNVLDRNSLYEAFIYLSSKLNPVQNKSTFPQLSMGRKNVKTEST from the exons atgggCAAGCCAACAAAAGTTGTAGTTTGTGGTATGAAAGGTGTAGGAAAAACAGCGATGATAGAGCaattaatttatgggaatgtcAGTTCTAAAACT GAAATACATCCGACGATAGAAGATATTTACTCAGCTAACATCGAAACTGACAGAGGTACCAAAGAAAAGATACAATTTTATGACACTGCTGGACTGGAGGGACTTCAGAGCAGTGCGAGTAATCAACAACAGCAATTAGCACGTCATTATCTTGGTTTCGCTGATGGGTATGTTCTAGTTTATGATACTGCCAAGCCAGAATCGCTTGATGTTCTTATTCCTCTTAAAAAAGACATTGACAAGAATAAAGACAAGAAAGAAAtagttgttattgttgttggtAATAAAACACGTGCGGACTCGAGTCATGACAGTTTAGAAAATACCGCCAGCAAAGCTGTCAATTGGTGCACgcgcgaaaaaataaaacactttGAGGTAAATGTGTTAGATAGAAATAGTTTGTATGaggcatttatttatttgtcgtCAAAATTAAATCCTGTACAGAACAAAAGTACGTTTCCGCAGCTTAGTATGGGaagaaaaaatgtcaaaactgAAAgcacatga